The Nasonia vitripennis strain AsymCx chromosome 5 unlocalized genomic scaffold, Nvit_psr_1.1 chr5_random0004, whole genome shotgun sequence genome includes a window with the following:
- the LOC107981845 gene encoding uncharacterized protein LOC107981845, giving the protein MSKEFDSFTWDWMGDASFANPESSHSCKCSRCTATVIVGKFYKIITTLQLLSNCLAILILSLVNEHMHQTFGDAVIQSSHTLLGSEVRLSTLPCIVGTPPNHIKSEIGKIISTRLVDDEATLHLGIESFMTLRIIILSCRCWVCSTQNDSYKFLHRNGRH; this is encoded by the exons ATGTCCAAGGAGTTCGATTCATTCACTTGGGATTGGATGGGTGATGCATCTTTTGCTAATCCAGAATCATCTCATTCATGTAAGTGCTCCAGATGCACAGCAACAGTAATTGTTGGTaagttttacaaaatcatCACAACTTTGCAGCTTTTATCGAATTGTCTtgcaattttgattttatcacTAGTTAATGAGCACATGCATCAAACATTTGGAGATGCAGTAATCCAGTCAAGTCACACTTTGCTGGGTAGTGAAGTACGATTATCCACGCTGCCATGCATAGTAGGAACACCGCCAAATCATATTAAGTCTGAAATAGgcaagatcatatctacaaGACTAGTGGACGATGAAGCAACTCTGCATCTGGGAATTGAAAGCTTTATGACTTTGCGCATAATAATCCTTTCATGT CGATGCTGGGTTTGCAGTACACAGAATGACAGTTATAAATTTCTGCATCGAAATGGACGTCACTGA